A single region of the Geobacillus subterraneus genome encodes:
- a CDS encoding site-2 protease family protein has product MNKYLGLLGKLHVHPLLWLIGGMAVLTAHFKQLCLLFFIVLIHELGHAAAAAFFSWRVKRILLLPFGGVAEVEEHGNRPFREEWIVTLAGPAQHLWLTAAGFFLWEAGWMDDGSWELFFRYNAALFSLNLLPIWPLDGGKLLFLLLSYRRPFGEAHRNMVAISAAVLAVSIVLLLAFAPRQLDLWAIAAFLAHALWQEKKQHPYVVMRFLLERYYGKKGDYARLQTITVPADERISAVLQRFYRGQKHAIVVVRDGRERTTLDENELLHAFFAEKRTDAPLGALIY; this is encoded by the coding sequence TTGAATAAGTATCTCGGGCTGCTTGGAAAGTTGCACGTTCATCCGTTGCTATGGCTGATCGGCGGCATGGCGGTATTGACCGCCCATTTTAAGCAGCTTTGTTTGCTGTTTTTCATCGTGCTCATTCATGAGCTTGGCCATGCGGCGGCAGCGGCGTTTTTTTCCTGGCGGGTGAAGCGGATTTTGCTGCTGCCGTTCGGCGGAGTGGCAGAAGTGGAGGAACATGGAAACCGCCCGTTCCGTGAAGAGTGGATCGTGACGCTCGCCGGGCCGGCGCAGCATCTTTGGCTGACGGCGGCGGGGTTTTTTTTATGGGAGGCCGGCTGGATGGATGACGGAAGTTGGGAGCTGTTTTTCCGTTATAACGCGGCTCTGTTTAGTTTAAACTTGCTGCCGATCTGGCCGCTTGACGGTGGCAAGCTGCTGTTTTTGCTTTTGTCGTACCGCCGCCCGTTCGGCGAGGCGCACCGGAACATGGTTGCCATATCAGCGGCTGTGCTGGCGGTCAGCATCGTCCTTTTGCTTGCATTCGCACCGCGCCAGCTTGATTTATGGGCGATCGCCGCCTTTTTAGCGCATGCGCTTTGGCAAGAGAAGAAACAGCATCCATATGTGGTCATGCGCTTTTTGCTTGAACGGTATTACGGGAAAAAGGGCGATTACGCAAGGCTGCAGACGATTACCGTTCCGGCGGATGAGCGCATCTCCGCCGTGCTGCAGCGCTTTTACCGCGGGCAAAAACATGCGATCGTCGTCGTACGCGACGGCCGCGAACGGACGACACTTGATGAAAACGAGCTGCTGCACGCGTTTTTTGCCGAAAAGCGGACCGATGCGCCGCTTGGCGCACTCATTTATTGA
- a CDS encoding M23 family metallopeptidase, translating into MDRRVREMKKRIERRRKERQYRSNKRKEPEWGIADEERYGLPVVTYDRYSFESESHPLFRKEWFLFKTLIAACLVLVTAILFKHPSASLEPARQFVARTMETEFQFAAVSAWYEKTFGEPLAFFAPKKETKTETASSYAVPVSGRVLESFDENGQGVMIETVSEAKVEAMKEGIVTFAGTKEKLGKTVIIQHADGSETWYGHLSTISVKLYDFIEMGKEVGTAQASDKDKQKGLFYFAIKQGDKFIDPIQVISFE; encoded by the coding sequence ATGGACCGACGCGTTCGGGAAATGAAAAAACGGATCGAAAGGCGGCGAAAAGAGCGCCAATATCGGTCAAACAAGCGAAAGGAGCCGGAGTGGGGGATAGCGGACGAGGAGCGGTACGGGCTGCCGGTCGTCACGTATGACCGCTATTCGTTTGAATCAGAGTCCCATCCGCTGTTTCGCAAAGAGTGGTTTCTCTTCAAAACGCTCATCGCCGCCTGCCTCGTGTTAGTGACCGCCATTTTGTTCAAACATCCGTCCGCTTCGCTTGAGCCGGCACGGCAGTTTGTCGCGCGGACGATGGAAACGGAATTTCAGTTTGCAGCTGTCTCGGCTTGGTATGAAAAGACGTTCGGCGAACCGCTCGCCTTTTTTGCGCCGAAAAAAGAGACAAAAACGGAAACAGCGTCCTCATACGCGGTGCCGGTTTCCGGCCGAGTGCTCGAAAGCTTTGACGAAAATGGCCAAGGGGTGATGATCGAAACCGTGAGCGAGGCGAAAGTCGAAGCAATGAAAGAAGGGATCGTTACGTTTGCCGGCACGAAAGAGAAGCTCGGAAAAACGGTCATCATTCAGCACGCGGACGGCAGTGAAACGTGGTATGGCCATTTAAGTACCATTTCTGTCAAACTGTACGATTTTATCGAAATGGGGAAAGAAGTCGGCACCGCCCAGGCGAGTGACAAAGATAAACAGAAAGGACTGTTTTATTTTGCCATTAAGCAAGGGGATAAATTTATCGATCCGATCCAGGTGATTTCCTTTGAATAA
- the rplU gene encoding 50S ribosomal protein L21 codes for MYAIIETGGKQLKVEEGQEIYIEKLDANEGDTVTFDKVLFVGGETVKIGNPTIEGATVTAKVQKHGRQKKIIVFKYKAKKNYRRKQGHRQPYTKVVIEKINA; via the coding sequence ATGTACGCAATCATTGAAACTGGCGGCAAACAATTGAAAGTAGAAGAAGGCCAAGAAATTTACATCGAAAAACTGGATGCCAATGAAGGCGATACGGTGACGTTTGACAAAGTGCTGTTCGTCGGCGGGGAAACGGTAAAAATCGGAAACCCGACGATCGAAGGTGCAACGGTCACGGCGAAAGTGCAAAAGCACGGCCGACAAAAGAAAATCATCGTCTTCAAATATAAAGCGAAAAAGAACTATCGCCGCAAACAAGGCCACCGTCAGCCGTACACGAAAGTTGTCATCGAAAAAATCAACGCGTAA